From Corynebacterium faecale, one genomic window encodes:
- the mobF gene encoding MobF family relaxase — MLTIGKMHAESVAYYESTVDTFVAKSGPDGYYSEDGRRPATAWVVSPSPRLEASVSAFLGVESGDVVDGKQVTKWFNSAQAPSGKSLGRRPGRSGVPGFDLTFCAPKSVSLVWGFGDSSMKKIVDEAHAQAVSAALSYLSQHAGYTRKASEHDPNEMILARVSGLSGVKYEHKTSRAGDPHVHSHVLLSNRQLCPDGKSRTLDSKSVYHEARAAGMLYQSVLRSTLSEKLGVQWAEVSNGCAEIAGLDAPEVIEAYSTRMREINNWKHENGADFAGASRMGQAITRRVKDTETPMEELHARWMAHSVGMKVSDTVASFAQKSATESAPREVTLPSPAAVINAVIEERSTFTRADLVEKTAELMPVGIAPEAIVGQVEALVDQIIATELAWSVNPDMARSHSLKAREGSQRFTAEAVVEEVNDGIDLATARVNRGVDASSIRPIKDTLSVDQARAMRAVVASCYRASVVVAPAGAGKTSSLKAARRAWERAGKTVVGLAPTGKAADVMVREDVAHTSATIAKALVGTREMTPEQIALKLGWDASTVVVVDEAGMVATPDMVTLLQVTAAADARIVFVGDPHQYAAVKARSGMLATLAYELPDAVELTEVFRQKHAGERLASQLLRNGDETDSARAAQWYADNNRLHAGSSTAMLMDALTSWAKDKDKGLESLLVASTREDVDLLNRLAQQVCGDTGAINPLGHHVRLSGGHQGFIGDVILSKRNNYDLLTDAGDIVRNGQRWIIDHVHEDGSMTARRMDDTHAIAHLPADYVKDHVQLGYASTGHAAQGATVDTCHVVAGIGQVDRAGVYVPLTRGRYENHLYLMDTRAGDPDTGHGSLLVEERRETTEYARDLLINAAKRDRADITPQQLWRDARADFELAKLSSNLVVGEDPYAGTHMAAVMTKRQSMRRTRLEEFYQATREQRAAKKNKPAQALTPEEIVEASLKDRPLADIPGWLLEQMVDAPHTVVETYQATEQTYHMLVDKAQQAEEAKQHLPDVVATLEDLQAKKHQVEQEFTAARAELETERSKPGLVKLVRGGKLKDAQSQVDDLREQLVHTTREVETVSTQLRDYQEVLAAAPTAEQVSEQENKLAHYRRAANALDNPAAVATEDQWRSHATWEVLRADRTRRDPNEQPGMKEVLRVAGGDKDLSTMLNNLHASTPISPRPPVQRPSGLERDRGYGL; from the coding sequence GTGCTGACGATCGGCAAGATGCACGCGGAGTCTGTGGCTTATTATGAGTCCACGGTTGATACTTTTGTAGCTAAAAGTGGGCCGGATGGGTATTACTCGGAGGATGGTCGGCGACCTGCTACCGCCTGGGTGGTGAGCCCAAGCCCGCGGTTGGAGGCGTCGGTATCGGCGTTTTTGGGTGTGGAATCGGGTGATGTTGTTGATGGGAAACAGGTCACGAAGTGGTTTAATTCAGCACAAGCTCCGAGTGGTAAATCATTAGGTCGGAGGCCGGGGAGGAGTGGGGTTCCGGGGTTTGATTTAACATTTTGTGCACCGAAAAGTGTGTCGTTGGTGTGGGGTTTCGGCGATTCAAGCATGAAAAAGATCGTTGATGAGGCGCACGCGCAGGCGGTATCAGCGGCGTTAAGTTACCTTTCGCAGCATGCTGGCTACACCCGAAAGGCATCGGAGCATGATCCGAACGAGATGATTCTTGCTCGGGTTTCTGGCTTATCGGGGGTGAAGTATGAGCATAAAACCTCTCGTGCGGGGGATCCTCATGTGCATTCTCATGTGTTGTTGAGTAATCGTCAGTTGTGCCCGGATGGGAAAAGTCGCACGCTGGATTCGAAGTCTGTGTATCACGAGGCGCGTGCAGCAGGCATGTTGTATCAGTCTGTGCTGCGCTCGACGTTGAGTGAAAAGTTGGGTGTGCAGTGGGCTGAAGTGAGCAATGGGTGCGCTGAAATCGCAGGCCTAGATGCCCCGGAAGTCATTGAGGCGTATTCGACTCGGATGCGAGAAATTAATAACTGGAAGCATGAGAATGGTGCTGATTTTGCTGGTGCCTCGCGGATGGGGCAGGCAATTACCCGTCGAGTGAAAGACACAGAGACCCCGATGGAGGAGCTGCATGCGCGGTGGATGGCGCATTCTGTGGGCATGAAAGTCTCTGACACGGTCGCGTCTTTTGCTCAGAAAAGTGCTACGGAATCGGCTCCTCGTGAGGTGACACTGCCCAGCCCAGCAGCGGTGATTAATGCGGTGATTGAGGAACGCTCGACGTTTACGCGCGCTGATTTGGTGGAGAAAACCGCCGAGCTTATGCCCGTCGGCATCGCTCCAGAAGCCATTGTGGGTCAGGTGGAAGCCCTGGTTGATCAGATTATCGCAACGGAATTGGCGTGGTCGGTTAACCCGGATATGGCTCGTAGTCACAGCCTCAAAGCGCGGGAAGGATCGCAGCGGTTTACTGCGGAAGCTGTGGTGGAGGAAGTCAATGACGGCATTGATCTGGCCACAGCGCGGGTGAATCGGGGAGTGGATGCGTCGTCTATTAGGCCGATTAAGGACACGTTGTCGGTGGATCAGGCGCGTGCTATGCGCGCAGTGGTGGCATCATGCTACCGGGCATCGGTGGTGGTAGCACCAGCCGGAGCAGGTAAAACCTCCTCACTCAAGGCTGCTCGCCGGGCCTGGGAACGCGCGGGTAAAACCGTCGTTGGCCTGGCACCCACGGGCAAGGCTGCGGATGTGATGGTGCGAGAAGACGTTGCCCACACCTCTGCCACCATCGCCAAAGCCTTGGTCGGAACCCGGGAAATGACCCCGGAACAGATCGCTTTGAAACTTGGGTGGGATGCCTCAACAGTGGTGGTCGTTGATGAAGCCGGCATGGTGGCCACCCCAGACATGGTGACACTGCTACAAGTTACCGCTGCTGCGGATGCCAGGATTGTGTTCGTTGGTGATCCCCACCAGTATGCGGCAGTGAAAGCTCGCTCTGGGATGCTGGCGACCTTAGCCTATGAACTACCTGATGCAGTGGAGTTGACGGAGGTGTTTAGGCAAAAGCATGCCGGGGAACGTTTGGCGTCGCAGTTGCTGCGTAACGGTGACGAAACCGACTCTGCCCGTGCCGCCCAATGGTACGCCGATAACAACCGTCTGCATGCAGGATCCTCCACGGCGATGCTCATGGACGCCCTCACCAGTTGGGCCAAAGACAAGGATAAAGGCCTGGAGTCGTTGTTGGTGGCTAGTACCCGGGAGGATGTGGATCTGCTTAACCGCTTGGCCCAGCAAGTCTGCGGGGATACCGGGGCTATTAACCCACTGGGTCATCATGTCCGGCTTTCTGGTGGCCACCAGGGATTTATCGGCGATGTCATCCTTAGCAAGCGCAATAACTATGATCTGCTGACTGATGCTGGGGATATTGTCCGCAATGGCCAACGCTGGATCATCGACCACGTGCATGAGGACGGCAGTATGACTGCTCGGCGTATGGATGACACTCACGCTATAGCTCATCTACCCGCTGACTACGTTAAGGATCATGTGCAGTTAGGATATGCCTCCACTGGGCATGCTGCCCAAGGTGCGACCGTTGATACCTGCCATGTTGTCGCAGGTATCGGCCAGGTTGATCGGGCAGGAGTCTATGTGCCACTGACGCGTGGACGCTATGAAAACCACCTGTATTTGATGGACACCAGAGCAGGTGACCCTGATACCGGGCACGGATCCCTGCTGGTGGAAGAACGCCGGGAAACAACGGAGTATGCCCGTGACCTGCTGATCAATGCTGCGAAACGCGACCGGGCAGATATCACGCCACAACAACTGTGGCGGGATGCCAGGGCTGATTTTGAGCTCGCGAAACTCTCCAGCAACCTGGTGGTGGGTGAAGACCCTTATGCCGGCACCCACATGGCGGCCGTTATGACCAAGCGTCAGAGCATGCGTCGTACACGGTTGGAGGAGTTTTACCAGGCCACCCGGGAGCAGCGAGCAGCCAAGAAAAATAAGCCTGCACAGGCCCTGACACCTGAGGAGATTGTTGAGGCGTCCTTGAAGGATCGCCCCCTGGCGGATATCCCCGGCTGGTTGTTAGAGCAGATGGTGGACGCCCCTCACACGGTGGTGGAGACTTATCAGGCCACAGAACAGACCTATCACATGCTGGTAGACAAAGCCCAGCAGGCAGAAGAAGCGAAACAGCACCTCCCTGATGTGGTGGCCACCCTGGAAGACCTACAGGCGAAGAAGCACCAGGTGGAGCAGGAGTTTACGGCGGCACGAGCAGAATTGGAGACGGAACGCTCCAAGCCTGGATTGGTGAAGCTGGTGCGGGGTGGAAAGTTGAAGGATGCTCAGTCCCAGGTGGATGACCTGCGTGAGCAGCTTGTTCACACTACCCGTGAGGTGGAGACCGTCTCGACGCAACTGCGTGATTATCAGGAGGTTCTCGCAGCAGCTCCCACGGCAGAGCAGGTAAGTGAGCAGGAAAACAAGCTCGCTCATTACCGCCGCGCTGCCAACGCCTTAGACAATCCTGCGGCGGTGGCCACGGAAGATCAGTGGCGCAGCCACGCCACGTGGGAGGTCCTACGGGCAGATAGGACACGCCGCGACCCGAACGAACAACCTGGCATGAAAGAAGTATTAAGGGTTGCCGGGGGAGATAAGGATCTGTCCACCATGCTCAACAACCTCCACGCATCGACACCGATAAGTCCCAGGCCCCCAGTTCAGCGCCCCTCTGGGCTGGAGCGGGATCGAGGTTATGGCCTATGA
- a CDS encoding arginyl-tRNA synthetase — protein MTAKNSDGLNDAARSYLEAVSRRLHQEYEEQFRQVQRRSEAQEELWKLVDQLEEISIKAAQHMEVLQEQGMELPEIAKLMCVPRGVARMFLEIAENSKN, from the coding sequence ATGACAGCTAAGAACAGTGATGGGCTCAATGATGCGGCACGGTCCTATCTTGAGGCTGTTTCTCGCCGGCTTCACCAGGAATATGAAGAGCAATTCCGCCAAGTACAACGCCGCAGCGAGGCCCAAGAAGAGCTGTGGAAACTAGTAGATCAATTAGAAGAAATCTCTATTAAGGCAGCACAGCATATGGAGGTGTTGCAGGAGCAGGGGATGGAGTTGCCGGAGATCGCCAAGCTGATGTGCGTACCTCGTGGTGTGGCCCGGATGTTTCTCGAGATCGCCGAGAACAGTAAAAACTAG
- a CDS encoding helix-turn-helix domain-containing protein, protein MQLGDRLREARKQAKLSQEEVAHLSGLHRTYISLVERGGRNISVLNLLSITGVLGIDAGDIINGLTREPRIKP, encoded by the coding sequence ATGCAACTTGGTGACCGTCTCCGAGAGGCCCGTAAGCAGGCGAAACTCTCCCAGGAGGAAGTCGCGCATCTTTCCGGATTGCACCGGACCTATATCAGCCTGGTGGAGCGCGGGGGTCGCAATATCAGTGTGCTGAACTTGCTCTCTATCACGGGAGTGTTAGGGATAGACGCGGGCGATATCATCAACGGTTTAACTCGCGAACCTAGGATTAAGCCATAA
- a CDS encoding IS256 family transposase — MAAGPYSIDPSSYLDELLAQASPDLMREMLQGFINQILSTQADQVCGAEYATSSESRTNVRNGYRHRDLDTRVGTIDVAVPKLRTGSFFPNWLLERRTRAERALTTVIATCYLKGVSTRRMNDLVASLGINNLSKSQVSEMAKDLDGMVEDFRTRPLDTGPYLYVSCDALTMKVREGGRVVKTSVLLATGVNAEGYRELLGMQVATSESVASWTGFFRDLKARGLNEVYLVTSDAHLGIQHAISDVLPNASWQRCRTHFAKNLSAMVPKTQWPTLSAMFHTIFQQPDSESVWSQAKEVVAFCEQKFPHVADYLEEALDELLAFTNTPKSVWKKVWSNNPTERLNREIRRRTDVVGIFPNRDAVVRLVGAVLAEQHDDWIQQNRYMSLTSLEQTKAMITASIIDADTTTKEVA; from the coding sequence ATGGCCGCTGGTCCTTATTCTATAGACCCGTCTTCCTACTTAGACGAATTGCTCGCTCAAGCCTCTCCTGATCTGATGCGCGAGATGCTTCAAGGATTTATCAACCAAATCCTCTCGACCCAAGCAGACCAAGTCTGCGGCGCTGAATACGCCACCTCCTCTGAGTCTCGTACTAACGTCCGCAACGGCTATCGCCACCGTGACCTTGATACCCGCGTGGGCACGATTGATGTGGCTGTTCCCAAATTACGCACTGGATCATTCTTCCCAAACTGGCTACTTGAACGACGAACCCGGGCTGAACGCGCACTAACTACCGTAATTGCTACCTGCTATTTAAAGGGCGTATCCACTCGCAGGATGAACGATCTTGTCGCCAGTCTAGGTATCAATAATCTCTCAAAATCCCAGGTATCTGAGATGGCCAAAGACCTCGACGGAATGGTCGAAGACTTCCGCACCAGGCCACTAGATACCGGCCCATACTTGTATGTCTCATGTGACGCGTTGACCATGAAAGTCCGTGAAGGCGGACGAGTGGTTAAAACCTCCGTACTCCTTGCTACCGGGGTTAATGCTGAAGGCTACCGCGAGCTACTAGGCATGCAGGTTGCTACCTCGGAATCAGTAGCATCCTGGACCGGGTTCTTTAGAGACCTTAAAGCCCGCGGACTCAACGAGGTTTACCTCGTTACCAGTGATGCTCACTTAGGTATCCAGCATGCGATTAGTGATGTCTTACCGAATGCGTCCTGGCAACGATGCCGTACCCATTTCGCCAAGAACCTCTCAGCCATGGTCCCCAAGACTCAATGGCCGACGCTATCGGCGATGTTTCACACGATATTCCAACAACCAGACTCGGAATCGGTGTGGTCCCAAGCCAAAGAGGTCGTGGCATTTTGTGAGCAGAAGTTCCCACACGTGGCCGACTACCTGGAAGAAGCCCTCGACGAACTATTGGCGTTTACCAATACCCCGAAGTCGGTGTGGAAGAAAGTCTGGTCGAATAACCCCACTGAACGGCTTAATCGTGAAATCCGCCGGCGCACAGATGTTGTTGGAATCTTCCCTAACCGTGATGCAGTCGTGCGCCTTGTTGGTGCTGTGTTGGCAGAACAACATGATGACTGGATTCAGCAAAACCGCTACATGTCACTGACCAGTCTGGAACAGACCAAAGCAATGATCACCGCCAGCATCATCGACGCCGACACCACCACCAAGGAGGTCGCATGA
- a CDS encoding LysR substrate-binding domain-containing protein — MPSKNGRLNQSVTTAAHRLTPEIVETVLLLSNGHSASSVGDLLGFTDPRTTINRVEKLAEITGGVVVEYSKTSKRWSLTEHGERIRGELMQFLSLAQKLSDRSKSQVAVLHLPQHTGFVAPALDKLSPGNDVEEIRARVLGEEGRERNSFIVRAVHQLFSGKYDLIIGHEVNLQEARKEGNETTHIRARHLYDSFLTALIKKEHTHGRQVVYLSDLEGERLLVSPEGTRSRALLNSLSNVEAVAINPFRQTYESKVLVSLAHKDVGIPILSSDAAAQFDAEVDGEFAGKWLSDYRWLPIASQTGDIRSAPVYATWRIDKNVKLISQMVELLYENSDYLRSRHDAAMTSATAEKTHQK; from the coding sequence ATGCCATCTAAAAACGGTCGATTAAATCAATCAGTTACTACAGCAGCACATCGCCTTACTCCTGAAATTGTTGAGACCGTGTTACTGCTTTCTAATGGACATAGTGCTTCGTCGGTAGGGGACCTCTTGGGTTTCACCGACCCTCGAACGACAATAAATAGAGTAGAGAAACTAGCTGAGATCACTGGTGGAGTGGTAGTGGAATATAGCAAAACCAGTAAACGCTGGTCATTAACTGAGCACGGCGAACGAATTCGGGGGGAACTTATGCAGTTCCTATCCCTCGCACAAAAACTATCCGATAGATCGAAATCCCAGGTCGCCGTACTCCACCTTCCTCAGCACACAGGTTTTGTAGCCCCTGCTCTTGACAAGCTGTCCCCTGGGAATGATGTAGAAGAAATCCGTGCTCGGGTGTTAGGAGAAGAGGGCCGTGAACGCAATAGTTTTATTGTCCGCGCGGTCCATCAGCTCTTTTCGGGGAAATATGATTTGATCATTGGTCATGAGGTGAACCTTCAGGAAGCAAGAAAAGAAGGTAATGAGACCACTCATATCAGAGCTCGACATCTGTATGATTCATTTTTAACTGCTCTCATAAAAAAAGAGCATACTCATGGCAGACAGGTAGTTTACTTATCTGACCTGGAGGGAGAACGCCTTCTAGTATCCCCGGAGGGAACCCGGTCTAGAGCTCTTCTCAATTCTTTGTCAAATGTAGAGGCAGTTGCGATCAACCCTTTTCGCCAGACTTACGAGAGTAAAGTATTGGTCTCACTAGCTCATAAAGACGTAGGTATTCCTATTCTTTCCTCCGATGCTGCTGCACAGTTTGATGCTGAAGTAGATGGAGAATTTGCTGGTAAATGGCTCTCAGATTATCGCTGGCTGCCGATAGCATCTCAGACAGGTGATATCCGTTCTGCTCCTGTATATGCAACATGGCGCATCGATAAAAATGTGAAACTTATATCACAGATGGTGGAGCTTTTGTATGAAAATTCAGACTACCTACGCAGCCGTCATGACGCAGCTATGACTTCAGCCACAGCTGAAAAAACACATCAAAAATAA
- a CDS encoding recombinase family protein, with translation MARIGTLLDECGRPIDKVQIVHKGKNNTRIKRSTDYGRSWEANDQQVPTDTVLFDDGQRFAQHSRNPQHATYIGSFGEPRARLRVHRVYKHITKAKVYLGENTWTNVQDILTSSILFDGGASAGWIIPSWAEKDTADQGSNVPEVEEEKAKSDEQKSGGSTDKHPMAQSAAVAESSAPPLPPAAPPRGQRFSYIRVSSTDQNLARQRDMIGAVDKEFIDEVSAKSRAGRPGLERCIDYLRDHDELYVASIDRLARSLVDLRTTIDQITAKGASVHFIKENLVFSKDSTDPRATLMLGILGSFAEFERAIIRERQAEGIALAKKAGKYKGRKRALTPEQVEQARTRIEAGESKVAIAHDLGVSRATLYRALANI, from the coding sequence ATGGCCAGGATTGGAACACTGCTCGATGAGTGCGGTCGCCCCATAGATAAAGTGCAGATCGTCCATAAGGGTAAAAATAACACCCGGATTAAACGCTCGACCGATTACGGGCGCTCCTGGGAGGCCAACGATCAGCAAGTTCCCACCGACACTGTCTTATTTGATGATGGCCAGCGTTTCGCCCAGCACTCTAGGAACCCTCAGCACGCCACCTATATAGGTAGCTTTGGCGAACCACGTGCCCGATTGCGTGTTCACCGTGTCTATAAACACATCACCAAAGCCAAGGTCTACCTCGGGGAGAACACCTGGACAAATGTACAAGATATTCTCACCTCCTCCATCCTGTTCGACGGCGGAGCCAGCGCTGGCTGGATAATTCCTTCCTGGGCAGAAAAAGACACCGCCGACCAGGGAAGTAACGTCCCCGAGGTGGAAGAAGAAAAGGCCAAGAGCGATGAGCAGAAGTCGGGAGGGTCAACCGATAAGCACCCTATGGCCCAATCAGCAGCGGTGGCGGAGAGTTCCGCACCTCCGCTCCCACCAGCGGCGCCACCTCGTGGGCAGCGGTTTTCCTATATCCGGGTCTCCAGCACAGATCAAAACCTTGCCCGTCAACGCGACATGATCGGGGCAGTAGACAAAGAATTCATTGATGAAGTCTCCGCCAAATCTAGAGCTGGCCGGCCAGGACTAGAACGCTGCATTGATTATTTACGTGATCATGACGAACTCTACGTCGCCTCCATCGACCGGTTAGCCAGGTCCTTGGTGGATTTACGCACGACTATTGACCAGATCACCGCCAAGGGAGCATCGGTGCATTTCATCAAGGAGAACCTCGTGTTCTCGAAAGACTCCACCGACCCACGCGCCACCCTCATGCTCGGCATCCTGGGTTCATTCGCGGAGTTCGAACGTGCCATTATCCGCGAGCGCCAGGCAGAAGGGATCGCGCTGGCGAAAAAGGCCGGTAAGTACAAGGGCCGTAAACGCGCCTTAACCCCTGAGCAAGTAGAACAAGCCCGCACCCGTATAGAGGCAGGGGAATCGAAGGTGGCTATTGCTCACGATCTTGGTGTCAGTCGAGCTACCCTCTACAGGGCTTTGGCCAATATATAA
- a CDS encoding DUF6414 family protein: MGEILPPNQPRPTVIVYQNADFVSGLLQELYQIGILETAETDFTSIAAESSGSSGKGRGSIGGVFSFLFGKSEMRAEGEYVQEQAKNDENAVENRKKFVYSQAFYMDRVRAALRGRRQVRVIDSVEEAESIKIGDFIEFDASFAANEANAILDILTPQLTAAITRYLRKMEGLKEIRRVSESLEDIGEAISVEKINSIKAIHEAEAENQAALAEAVTAAIRTDFRSDKTKEFYATIGEESKKFTAVTVCEAEHFVSSDSDRLLDGRFTVLAKVITEAREDAPILAKNKLLHRLKIEAVEDALSPLADDAEAQRYVNLDLAAKIEGVSITVLPIAIYI, from the coding sequence ATGGGCGAAATACTCCCGCCGAATCAGCCTCGGCCGACGGTGATTGTTTATCAGAATGCGGATTTTGTCTCAGGGCTTCTTCAAGAGCTCTATCAAATTGGAATCCTGGAAACTGCAGAGACGGATTTCACCTCGATCGCCGCAGAGAGTAGTGGATCATCGGGTAAGGGGCGCGGGTCTATAGGGGGAGTGTTCAGTTTCCTCTTTGGAAAAAGCGAGATGAGGGCAGAGGGGGAATATGTTCAGGAGCAGGCGAAGAACGACGAGAATGCAGTAGAAAATCGTAAGAAATTTGTTTACTCTCAAGCCTTTTACATGGACCGGGTGCGAGCTGCCCTCCGGGGGAGGAGGCAGGTCCGCGTTATCGATTCTGTGGAAGAGGCAGAATCGATCAAAATTGGTGATTTCATTGAGTTTGACGCCTCATTTGCTGCCAACGAAGCCAATGCCATCCTTGATATCCTTACTCCTCAACTGACTGCTGCGATCACTCGGTACCTCCGCAAGATGGAGGGGTTGAAGGAGATAAGGAGGGTTTCGGAGAGTCTGGAGGATATTGGGGAAGCCATCTCCGTAGAAAAAATCAATTCGATCAAAGCGATTCATGAGGCAGAAGCAGAAAATCAGGCTGCGTTAGCTGAAGCGGTGACTGCAGCGATTCGGACGGACTTCCGAAGCGACAAAACTAAGGAGTTCTACGCCACTATCGGCGAGGAAAGTAAAAAGTTTACCGCGGTCACTGTCTGTGAAGCGGAGCACTTTGTCTCGAGTGATTCGGACCGTTTGCTTGACGGTCGATTTACCGTACTGGCAAAAGTCATTACTGAGGCTCGGGAAGATGCTCCCATACTGGCCAAAAATAAACTCCTGCATCGACTAAAAATCGAAGCGGTGGAGGATGCTTTGTCTCCCCTGGCTGACGACGCTGAAGCGCAGCGATACGTGAATCTGGATCTTGCGGCCAAAATTGAGGGTGTCTCTATCACCGTATTGCCTATAGCTATCTACATCTGA
- a CDS encoding recombinase family protein: protein MKFGYVRVSSSHQSESIQKQHKALIAAGCDANRCYSDMISRTNGQRLGLDTTLSLMNTGDTLVVTRLDRLGRNLQEIVTSIADLSIRNINLQVLDPAFDTSHPEDKVVLRVMESLAQWEKNLFRQQTKRGVERARSEGRVAGPKPKLSPDQINEAQRALASGESVSEVARRLGVARSTLYRALEKVSTGRKRPSH from the coding sequence ATGAAGTTCGGCTATGTACGTGTGTCTTCTTCTCACCAGAGCGAGTCGATTCAGAAGCAGCACAAAGCGTTGATCGCTGCCGGTTGCGATGCCAATCGCTGCTACTCTGACATGATTTCCAGGACAAACGGGCAACGTCTAGGACTGGATACCACCTTGTCGCTGATGAACACCGGTGACACGCTGGTAGTGACGCGTTTGGACCGGTTGGGGAGGAATTTGCAGGAGATAGTAACCTCGATTGCCGATCTCTCGATCAGAAACATCAATCTCCAGGTTCTCGATCCAGCCTTTGACACAAGTCACCCGGAAGACAAAGTGGTGCTGCGTGTTATGGAGTCATTGGCCCAGTGGGAGAAAAATCTCTTCAGGCAGCAAACCAAGAGGGGGGTCGAACGCGCGCGGTCGGAAGGACGCGTCGCCGGACCGAAGCCTAAGCTGAGCCCAGATCAGATAAATGAGGCACAAAGGGCTCTGGCATCCGGAGAAAGTGTGTCCGAGGTTGCGCGAAGATTAGGGGTGGCGCGCTCCACGCTGTACCGCGCTTTGGAGAAGGTATCGACGGGTCGAAAGAGACCAAGCCACTGA
- a CDS encoding HsdM family class I SAM-dependent methyltransferase, whose amino-acid sequence MALSGPEHTEVRLPIVAALEVAGWSKSQLQWQPEWRVPKSPSESQKRENGRSFDGWPVDLVLFQDTDQANDWQNVLGIFEFKAPDQNTGLSQLEIYLLREPRARFGVWTNGTSSAMLYKLPDGTFKTVLHKEVVLPSPDDDFELATTKAITFNDLVEPSEQELKASFEALLDVVVARDSVATRSEMHLDQLCNLLLLKLESDTNASLRPAHPVAFQLRSDEGATAAHIRSEFDQMVTQREEVFRDEHGTALMLDDHTIKEVVFAWSGWNLLEMKAEAVSSAFQVFRRANLKAGEGQYYTPARIIRSAVKLMDLQPADKIIDPACGTGGFLVEAFRQMSSTVSNEARLRTWAHRNVYGVDKDSINVKLTRAMMMVMGDGSAHVHIGDSLREDRWVKDYPHMPAAMRDETFTVVMTNPPFGENLKITARDCEANKYSISLASGKGKTYKDIEIGLVFLERAYRLLKAGGRLAIILPETYFFSPSYTYFWEWMDERFIRRGEFNIPMEAFQGFCRAKTNLYVLEKKD is encoded by the coding sequence ATGGCCTTGAGCGGACCTGAGCATACGGAGGTGCGACTGCCCATTGTTGCGGCCCTTGAGGTAGCGGGGTGGTCGAAGTCTCAACTTCAGTGGCAGCCTGAGTGGCGTGTACCAAAATCGCCGAGCGAGTCGCAGAAACGTGAGAATGGGCGCAGCTTCGACGGTTGGCCTGTAGATTTGGTCCTTTTTCAGGACACAGATCAGGCAAACGACTGGCAGAACGTCCTGGGCATCTTTGAGTTCAAGGCACCTGACCAAAATACGGGCCTTTCACAGCTGGAAATTTATCTCCTACGTGAGCCTCGAGCCCGATTTGGTGTCTGGACCAACGGGACTTCCTCAGCCATGCTTTACAAGTTGCCCGACGGAACCTTCAAAACGGTGCTCCATAAAGAGGTCGTTCTGCCGAGCCCCGATGATGATTTTGAGCTGGCAACGACCAAGGCGATCACGTTTAACGACCTGGTAGAGCCCAGTGAACAAGAACTCAAGGCATCCTTTGAAGCGCTGCTCGATGTCGTCGTAGCACGAGACTCTGTAGCTACGAGGTCCGAGATGCACTTGGATCAGCTCTGTAACCTGCTGTTGCTCAAGCTGGAATCAGACACTAATGCTTCACTTAGACCCGCCCACCCAGTAGCTTTTCAGCTGCGAAGCGATGAGGGTGCTACTGCAGCCCACATCAGATCTGAGTTTGATCAGATGGTCACTCAGCGCGAGGAGGTCTTCCGGGATGAGCATGGCACAGCGTTGATGCTCGACGATCACACCATCAAGGAGGTGGTGTTCGCTTGGTCGGGATGGAACCTTCTTGAGATGAAGGCTGAGGCGGTTTCCTCTGCTTTCCAGGTCTTTCGTCGGGCAAACCTGAAAGCTGGTGAAGGCCAATATTATACTCCTGCGAGAATTATTCGTTCTGCGGTCAAACTGATGGACCTTCAGCCTGCCGACAAAATCATTGACCCTGCGTGCGGCACCGGAGGATTCCTAGTAGAAGCTTTTCGTCAAATGAGCTCGACGGTAAGTAATGAAGCTCGTCTCCGGACCTGGGCTCACCGCAATGTCTACGGAGTCGACAAGGATTCGATCAACGTCAAGCTAACCCGCGCGATGATGATGGTGATGGGCGACGGGTCAGCTCATGTCCATATCGGTGACTCACTACGTGAAGACCGGTGGGTCAAGGATTATCCCCATATGCCTGCGGCAATGAGAGATGAGACCTTCACTGTAGTGATGACAAACCCACCTTTTGGCGAAAACTTGAAGATCACGGCAAGAGATTGCGAAGCAAATAAGTATTCGATCTCTCTGGCTTCCGGCAAAGGGAAGACCTACAAAGATATCGAGATTGGCCTCGTGTTCCTGGAGCGCGCCTATCGGCTCTTGAAGGCAGGAGGACGACTCGCAATTATCCTTCCTGAAACTTACTTCTTCTCCCCCTCCTACACATATTTCTGGGAGTGGATGGATGAGCGGTTCATCCGCCGAGGGGAGTTCAACATCCCGATGGAAGCTTTCCAGGGATTCTGCCGCGCTAAAACTAATCTCTACGTGCTCGAAAAGAAGGACTAA